One window of the Pseudomonas lurida genome contains the following:
- the hbdH gene encoding 3-hydroxybutyrate dehydrogenase produces MTTLNGKTALVTGSTSGIGLGIALSLAKAGANLILNGFGDASAVVAQVQALGGKVGHHPADVSDPAQIADMFAYAEREFGGVDILVNNAGIQHVAAVEDFPAERWDSIIAINLSSVFHSTRLSLPGMKAKGWGRIVNIASVHGQVGSVGKAAYVAAKHGVIGLTKVVGLETATSNVTCNAICPGWVLTPLVQKQIDDRAASGVDPQQAQHDLLAEKQPSLAFVTPPQLGELVLFLCSEAGSQVRGAAWNIDGGWLAQ; encoded by the coding sequence ATGACGACATTGAACGGCAAGACCGCCCTGGTCACTGGCTCCACCAGCGGCATTGGCCTGGGCATCGCCTTGAGCCTGGCCAAGGCCGGTGCCAACCTGATCCTCAACGGCTTCGGCGACGCCAGCGCAGTGGTTGCCCAGGTGCAGGCCTTGGGCGGCAAGGTCGGCCACCATCCGGCCGACGTCAGCGACCCGGCGCAGATCGCCGACATGTTCGCCTATGCCGAGCGTGAATTCGGCGGCGTCGACATCCTCGTCAACAACGCCGGCATCCAGCACGTGGCGGCCGTGGAAGACTTCCCCGCCGAGCGCTGGGACTCGATCATCGCGATCAACCTGTCGTCGGTGTTCCACAGCACGCGCTTGAGCTTGCCGGGGATGAAGGCCAAGGGCTGGGGGCGTATCGTCAATATTGCCTCGGTGCACGGCCAGGTCGGTTCGGTGGGCAAGGCGGCGTATGTGGCGGCCAAGCACGGGGTGATCGGCCTGACCAAAGTGGTCGGCCTGGAGACCGCCACCAGCAACGTCACCTGCAACGCCATCTGTCCCGGCTGGGTGCTGACGCCGCTGGTGCAGAAACAGATTGATGATCGCGCCGCCAGCGGCGTGGACCCGCAGCAGGCGCAACATGATTTGCTGGCGGAGAAACAGCCGTCCCTGGCATTTGTGACGCCACCACAATTGGGCGAACTGGTGTTGTTCCTGTGCAGCGAAGCCGGCAGCCAGGTGCGCGGCGCGGCGTGGAATATCGACGGCGGCTGGTTGGCGCAGTAA
- a CDS encoding acetoacetate--CoA ligase has protein sequence MSDILWQPSPERIANTRMDQFRRYINARYGLQLDDYPALHQWSIDQRPDFWRAIVAFFGVQFRSPPTAVLIEDAEMPSAQWFPGATLNFAEHLLRRRDDHPAVIAISEDGQREALTYAELAAHVAGLQQSLRAAGVGVGDRVAACMPNTWQTLVGMLATTSLGAIWSCSSPDFGTQGVIDRFGQIEPKVLITCAGYRYAGKDIDQTAKLNEILARLPSLEQLIIVPYARPQARVQDYQTPAGAALWQDFYQPGGEPEFVAVPFDHPLYILYSSGTTGVPKCIIHGTGGVLLTHLKEHGLHADLSREDCLFYYTTCGWMMWNWLVSVLAIGATAVLYDGSPFHPGPERLIDLIDAEKISVFGTSPKFLATLEKAGLRPRLSHDLRSLKGLISTGSPLSPQSYDYVYREIKGELCLSSMSGGTDIVSCFVIGNPVLPVRRGEMQCKSLAMAIEVWDDQGRPLVGEKGELVCTRHFPAMPIGLWNDPDRQKLRASYFSQFPGIWAQGDYAEQRPNGSLLIHGRSDAVLNPGGVRIGTAEIYRQVEKVPQVLESLAIGQRWQDDVRVVLFVRLDDGVDLDEPLEQRIRQVIRANTTPRHVPAKILAVTDIPRTISGKIVELAVRNVVHGEPVKNTDALANPQALDQFRDRPELAEG, from the coding sequence ATGTCCGACATCCTCTGGCAACCTTCCCCGGAACGCATCGCCAACACGCGGATGGACCAGTTCCGACGCTACATCAACGCGCGCTACGGCCTGCAGCTCGACGATTACCCGGCCCTGCACCAGTGGAGCATCGACCAGCGCCCGGACTTCTGGCGGGCCATCGTGGCGTTCTTCGGCGTGCAGTTTCGCAGCCCACCTACGGCGGTGCTGATCGAAGACGCTGAAATGCCTAGCGCCCAGTGGTTTCCCGGCGCGACCCTGAACTTTGCCGAGCACTTGTTGCGCCGCCGCGATGATCACCCTGCGGTGATCGCCATCAGCGAAGACGGCCAGCGCGAAGCATTGACCTACGCCGAGCTGGCCGCCCATGTCGCCGGCCTGCAGCAAAGCCTGCGGGCCGCGGGCGTCGGCGTGGGTGACCGCGTCGCGGCGTGCATGCCCAACACTTGGCAGACCCTGGTGGGCATGCTGGCCACCACCAGCCTCGGCGCGATCTGGTCGTGTTCATCCCCGGACTTCGGCACCCAGGGCGTGATCGACCGTTTCGGCCAGATCGAACCCAAGGTGCTGATCACCTGCGCCGGTTACCGCTATGCCGGCAAGGACATCGACCAGACCGCCAAGCTCAATGAGATCCTCGCGCGCCTGCCGTCCCTGGAGCAATTGATCATCGTGCCGTACGCCAGGCCACAGGCGCGGGTGCAGGATTATCAAACCCCAGCCGGCGCCGCGCTGTGGCAGGACTTCTACCAGCCGGGCGGCGAGCCTGAATTCGTCGCGGTGCCGTTCGATCATCCGCTGTACATCCTCTATTCCAGCGGCACCACGGGTGTGCCCAAGTGCATCATCCACGGCACCGGCGGCGTGTTGCTCACCCACCTCAAGGAACACGGCCTGCATGCCGACCTGTCACGCGAGGACTGCCTGTTCTACTACACCACCTGCGGTTGGATGATGTGGAACTGGCTGGTGTCGGTACTGGCCATCGGCGCCACGGCGGTGCTGTATGACGGTTCGCCGTTTCATCCAGGCCCCGAGCGCCTGATCGACCTGATCGACGCGGAAAAAATCAGCGTGTTCGGTACCAGCCCCAAGTTTCTCGCCACGCTGGAAAAGGCCGGGCTGCGGCCGCGCCTGAGCCACGACCTGCGCAGCCTCAAGGGGCTGATTTCGACCGGCTCGCCGCTGTCGCCGCAGAGCTACGACTACGTGTACCGCGAGATCAAGGGCGAACTGTGCCTGTCGTCCATGTCCGGTGGCACTGATATCGTCTCCTGCTTTGTGATCGGCAACCCGGTGTTGCCCGTGCGGCGCGGCGAAATGCAGTGCAAGAGCCTGGCGATGGCCATCGAGGTGTGGGACGACCAGGGCCGCCCCCTGGTTGGTGAAAAAGGCGAGCTGGTGTGCACCCGGCACTTCCCGGCCATGCCCATCGGCCTGTGGAACGACCCGGACCGCCAGAAACTTCGCGCCTCCTACTTCAGTCAATTCCCTGGCATCTGGGCTCAAGGTGACTACGCCGAACAACGCCCCAATGGCAGCCTGCTGATTCACGGGCGCTCCGACGCCGTGCTCAACCCGGGCGGCGTGCGCATCGGCACGGCCGAAATCTATCGCCAGGTGGAAAAGGTCCCGCAGGTGCTGGAAAGCCTGGCCATCGGCCAACGCTGGCAAGACGATGTGCGCGTGGTGTTGTTCGTGCGCCTCGATGACGGGGTTGACCTGGATGAACCGCTGGAGCAACGGATCCGCCAGGTGATCCGCGCCAACACCACACCGCGGCACGTCCCGGCGAAGATACTCGCGGTCACCGATATCCCCCGCACCATCAGCGGCAAGATCGTTGAATTGGCGGTGCGCAACGTGGTGCACGGCGAGCCCGTGAAGAATACGGACGCCCTGGCCAACCCACAGGCCCTGGACCAATTTCGCGACCGCCCTGAGCTGGCGGAAGGATGA